From the genome of Pseudarthrobacter sp. NIBRBAC000502772:
CCTCCGCAACGGCCCGCGCCTTCAACAGCGAGTTTTCAGCGAACGTCACGCCGGTTTCGACGACGTCTGGCGCACCCACCGCCGCGGCGTCCACCAGCTGCGTGTCGACGTCGAGCCCGGGGACCTGTCCGCGCAGCAGCTCCCGGAGCTCCCTGAGCTTGCCCTTGTTGTGCGTGGCCAGGACGAGGCGCGGTACGGGCGCGCTACCGGATTCAGCGTTCACGGCGTTCGGGTTCCCTGCGCTGGTGTTCACAGAGCGTCGGCGAGGGTTTCGCGCTGGATCGCCGCCAGGGCGGTGGTGCCCAGGAGGGCCAGGTCCAGCAGCTGGTTCAGCTCGTCCCGGTCGAAGGGAGCACCCTCTGCGGTGCCCTGGACTTCCACGAACTTCCCGGATCCGGTGACCACCACGTTCATGTCGGTTTCGGCGCGGACGTCCTCAACGTAGGGCAGGTCCAGCATTGGCACCCCGTCGATGATGCCCACCGAAACGGCAGCGATCGTGTCGATCAGGGGCTGGGCGTTCTTGGCGATCAGCTTGTTGTCGCGGGCGAAACGGATGGCGTCGGCCAGCGCCACGTAGGCGCCGGTGATGGCCGCGGTGCGGGTTCCGCCGTCGGCCTGGAGGACATCGCAGTCCAGGACGATCGTGTTTTCGCCCAGGGCCTTGGTGTCAATGATGGAACGCAGCGAGCGTCCGATCAGCCGGGAAATCTCGTGGGTCCGCCCGCCGATTTTCCCCTTGACAGATTCGCGGTCGGAACGGGTGTTCGTGGCCCGGGGAAGCATGGCGTACTCCGCCGTGACCCAGCCGCGGCCTTCGCCCTTGAGCCAGCGCGGCACGCCCGCCGTCAGAGACGCCGTGCACAGGACCCTGGTGTTGCCGAACTCGATGAGGGCCGATCCCTCGGCCTGCTTGGACCATCCGCGGGTGATGCTGATGGGGCGGAGCTGGTCGGGGGCGCGGCCATCGGCGCGCACTACGGGCACTGCGGTTGCTTCAGAAGTCATACCTTTAGCTTATCGACTCACGGCGAGCCGTCCCGCCGGGCGTTCAGTGGACGAGGCGGCCCAGCTGACCCGGCCGGCCATGAGCAGACGAGGGAACCGGCTTAGACGGTGTAGTGCACACCGGCCACGGCAACGGCCACGTCGCCGCCGAACACCGGGCGCGCTTCGGCCATAACGGTAGTGGGCGATGTCCAGACGGGGATGTGCGTGAGCAACAGCCGGCGTGCGCCCGCGCTCTCCGCGGCCTCGCCGGCACGCTTTCCGGTCAGGTGGACATCCTTGATGTCGTCGTCGCGGCCTTCCTCAAAGGCGGCCTCGCACAGGAACAGGTCAGCGTCCTTTGCCGCTTCCTCCAGCCCGGCGCAGGAATCGGTGTCCCCGGAATACGTCAGGATCCGGCTGACATCGTTGCCCTGCTTGTCCGGTTCGGTCACTTCCACCCGCAGGGCGTAGGCCTCTTCCACGGGGTGGTTCACCGCGAACGGCGTCACCGTGAACGGCCCCACCGTGACGGATTCCCGTTCGGTCCAGTTCGTGAAGTCGAATTCCTCGTGCATCCCCGGATCGAGTTCCAGGCCGTAGGCGGTGGCCATCCGGTCCGCCGTCGCGGCGGGGCCCCACACTGGAATCCTGCCGCGCCCCCAGCCGCCGGGCTTCCAGCGGACGGCCACGTGCAGGCCGCACAAGTCCATGCAGTGGTCCGGGTGCAGGTGGGTGAGGAAGATCGCGTCGATGTCCTCAAGGTCCGTGTAGCGCTGGATGGCGCCCAGGGCTCCGCTGCCAAGGTCCATCACGATCTTCCACGTCCGCTCGCCGTCGCTGGCGGTCAGGAGGTAGCAGGACGCCGGGGAGCTCGGGCCGGGAAACGAGCCGGTGCAGCCGACGATGGTGAGCTTCACAGGGCAGGTCCTCCGGCCCGGTGGGCGCCCACAAAGTTCGAAGTCCGAGGTCCCGACGACGACTGCCGGGCGCTGGCGGTCTGCGCAGCCGCGATCATCTCGGGCGTGATCCGCGCCAGGCTGCCGGTGGGGTACTGGGCCGCCACATGGTCCACGTGCCGGACGGACAGGACCTCCGGCCCCAGGAAACGGCGGGCCAGCGTTTCGAACTGGCCGGCGTCACCGGTGGCGATGAAGTGGTGTTCCGGCGGTGCTACAGCAGTGCGCTGAAGGTCGTGGGTGACGAGGGCCCGGTACACGTCCTTCGCCGTTTCCTCCGCGCTGGACACGAGCGTCACGGCGTCGCCCATCACGAACGAGATGACGCCGGTCAGCAGCGGATAGTGCGTGCAGCCCAGCACCACGGTGTCCACGCCTGCCGCCTTCAGCGGCGCCAGGTACTCTTCGGCAATAGCCAGCAGGGCGGGTCCGGTGGTGATCCCGGCCTCCACGTAGCTTACGAACTCGGGGCAGGCCACGGACGTGATCGCCAGGTCCGGCGCGGCGGCGAACGTGTCTTCGTAAGCCCGTGAACCAACGGTGGCGGAGGTTCCGATGACGCCGATACGCCCGCTGCGGGTGGCAGCGACAGCCCGCCGGACGGCCGGCTGGATCACCTCGATGACAGGGATGCCGTATTTCGCCGTGTACCGCTCACGGGCGTCCCTCAGGACAGCGGCCGACGCCGAGTTGCAGGCAATGGTCAGCAGCTTGACGCCGGAGTCCACCAGTTCGTCCATCACGCCCAGGGCGTTGGCGCGGACTTCGGCAATGGGCAATGGCCCGTAGGGCCCGTTGGCGGTATCCCCCACATAGAGGATGGACTCGTTGGGGAGCTGGTCGATGATGGACCGCGCCACGGTCAGTCCGCCGACACCGGAATCAAAGATGCCGATGGGGCGGGAACCCACCTGGGCCGTGGTGCTGCTGGCTGGGGAGTCCGATGCGGCTGCGCCTGACGGATCCATGCTCGAGGCTGTAGTCATGATTATTCGAGGATAGGTCTTCCCCGGGGCCGCAGCCATCACATTGTGGCGCCCGACTCATGTCAAATTTGTCACATTGGCGGTCGAATCCCGGAACAGGACAGCAGTTCAGGCCCGTGAGTCCAGGGACTGGAGCATCGCCTGGACCAGTGATTCCTGCAGCCACGTGGTGAAGTTGTACACCAGGGCGAGGTAACTTTCCACGTCCTCGGCCTGGGACCAGTCCTGCATCAGGTGCACGTGTTCGGCGTCCTCTTCATCCCGGATATCCAGGCGTTCCGCCAGCACCAGGCGCACATCGTTCAGGGCCATGGACCAAAACCTTGCCCCTTCGGCGGTGAGGACCACTTCGTCCCTGTCCAGGTCCAGCGCGGCGGCGCGCAGCGCGCCGATCTTGGTTTCCCGCAGCGAGCGCTCGGTGAGCTGGCGGAACTCCAGGGACGCGCCGTCGTCGTTCTTCATCACGTTGGGCAGCAACCGCTTAACGGCACGGTCCGTCGGTTCCTGGACGTCCATATCCAGTCCGATCAGGGCGGCCAGCGGATCCTGGCTGGTGTGTTCGGCCGGCTGGAGCATGGAGATGACGTCATCGATCAGGCTGCGGAGCAGTTCCCGTTCGGCGGGTTCCAGGAACCCGGTGATGCCCTTGAGCCCGTATTTGAATGCCTTAGCCACGTTTCCCCTTGCCCTGCCCGGACCCTCCGGATTTTCCTGAGTTTTTGGAGCTTCCACCATTCCCGCCGGAGGCCCTCTCCACCGTGGCCCAGAGGCCGAAGCCGTGCATGGCCACGGCATGCCGCTCAACCTGTTCCTTGCTGCCGTGGGCAACGATGGACCGGCCCTTTTTGTGGACTTCCATCATCAGCTTGTTGGCTTTGGACTCGGTGTAGCCGAAGTAGCTTTGGAAGACGTAGCTGACGTAACTCATCAGGTTGACGGGATCGTTCCAGATCACCAGGTTCCAAGGGATGTCCGGGGCGGTCAGGGAGTCGGTGGACGCCTCTGTCCCGGTCCGGGTGCCCTCCTGTGTATCGGGGCCGAGCGCAACGCTTAAGGTCATCTGTCCATTCTATGGGGAGCATGGGCCCACGCTGGCGAGGGCCCCGCGGCGAGGGCCCCGCGGCGAAGCGAAGCGAGACGGGGGAGCCGGTGGGGACTAGAGTAAATTTTGTGAGTACCTCCGCCAGCTGGGACCATCCCCGCACGTCCTTTTACACAGACCACTACGAGCTGACCATGCTGCAGGCGTCCCTGCACTCGGGCGCCGCACACCGCAGGTCGGTCTTCGAGGCTTTTGCCCGGCGCCTGCCGGACGGCCGGCGGTACGGGATTGTGGCGGGAACGGGCCGCC
Proteins encoded in this window:
- a CDS encoding DUF2017 domain-containing protein, with the protein product MAKAFKYGLKGITGFLEPAERELLRSLIDDVISMLQPAEHTSQDPLAALIGLDMDVQEPTDRAVKRLLPNVMKNDDGASLEFRQLTERSLRETKIGALRAAALDLDRDEVVLTAEGARFWSMALNDVRLVLAERLDIRDEEDAEHVHLMQDWSQAEDVESYLALVYNFTTWLQESLVQAMLQSLDSRA
- the clpS gene encoding ATP-dependent Clp protease adapter ClpS, which codes for MTLSVALGPDTQEGTRTGTEASTDSLTAPDIPWNLVIWNDPVNLMSYVSYVFQSYFGYTESKANKLMMEVHKKGRSIVAHGSKEQVERHAVAMHGFGLWATVERASGGNGGSSKNSGKSGGSGQGKGKRG
- a CDS encoding MBL fold metallo-hydrolase, encoding MKLTIVGCTGSFPGPSSPASCYLLTASDGERTWKIVMDLGSGALGAIQRYTDLEDIDAIFLTHLHPDHCMDLCGLHVAVRWKPGGWGRGRIPVWGPAATADRMATAYGLELDPGMHEEFDFTNWTERESVTVGPFTVTPFAVNHPVEEAYALRVEVTEPDKQGNDVSRILTYSGDTDSCAGLEEAAKDADLFLCEAAFEEGRDDDIKDVHLTGKRAGEAAESAGARRLLLTHIPVWTSPTTVMAEARPVFGGDVAVAVAGVHYTV
- the rph gene encoding ribonuclease PH codes for the protein MTSEATAVPVVRADGRAPDQLRPISITRGWSKQAEGSALIEFGNTRVLCTASLTAGVPRWLKGEGRGWVTAEYAMLPRATNTRSDRESVKGKIGGRTHEISRLIGRSLRSIIDTKALGENTIVLDCDVLQADGGTRTAAITGAYVALADAIRFARDNKLIAKNAQPLIDTIAAVSVGIIDGVPMLDLPYVEDVRAETDMNVVVTGSGKFVEVQGTAEGAPFDRDELNQLLDLALLGTTALAAIQRETLADAL
- the murI gene encoding glutamate racemase, with the translated sequence MAAAPGKTYPRIIMTTASSMDPSGAAASDSPASSTTAQVGSRPIGIFDSGVGGLTVARSIIDQLPNESILYVGDTANGPYGPLPIAEVRANALGVMDELVDSGVKLLTIACNSASAAVLRDARERYTAKYGIPVIEVIQPAVRRAVAATRSGRIGVIGTSATVGSRAYEDTFAAAPDLAITSVACPEFVSYVEAGITTGPALLAIAEEYLAPLKAAGVDTVVLGCTHYPLLTGVISFVMGDAVTLVSSAEETAKDVYRALVTHDLQRTAVAPPEHHFIATGDAGQFETLARRFLGPEVLSVRHVDHVAAQYPTGSLARITPEMIAAAQTASARQSSSGPRTSNFVGAHRAGGPAL